A genome region from Triticum urartu cultivar G1812 unplaced genomic scaffold, Tu2.1 TuUngrouped_contig_6482, whole genome shotgun sequence includes the following:
- the LOC125530675 gene encoding protease Do-like 1, chloroplastic, whose translation LFKDNTPSVVYITNLAVRQDAFTLDVLEVPQGSGSGFVWDKLGHIVTNFHVIRGASDLRVTLADQSVYEAQVVGFDQDKDVAVLSIEAPKDKLRPLPVGVSADLLVGQKVYAIGNPFGLDHTLTTGVISGLRREISSAATGRPIQDVIQTDAAINPGNSGGPLLDSSGNLIGVNTAIYSPSGASSGVGFSIPVDTVGGIVDQLIQFGKVTRPILGIKFAPDQSVEQLGLSGVLVLDAPPNGPAGKAGLQSTKRDAYGRLILGDIITSVNGTKVANGSDLYRILDQCKVGETVTVEVLRGDKKEKIAVVLEPKLDET comes from the exons CTCTTCAAGGACAACACCCCCTCCGTCGTCTACATCACCAACCTCGCCGTCAG GCAGGACGCCTTCACGCTGGACGTGCTCGAGGTGCCGCAGGGCTCCGGCTCCGGCTTCGTCTGGGACAAGCTCGGCCACATTGTCACCAACTTCCATGTCATCCGTGGCGCGTCTGACCTCAG GGTCACGCTTGCTGATCAGTCGGTGTATGAAGCCCAAGTTGTGGGATTTGACCAGGACAAGGATGTTGCTGTTTTGAGTATCGAAGCACCAAAGGATAAACTAAGACCTTTACCAGTTGGTGTGTCAGCAGACCTACTGGTTGGTCAGAAAGTTTATGCCATAGGAAACCCA TTTGGCCTTGACCACACTCTTACAACAGGCGTTATCAG TGGATTGCGAAGAGAAATTAGTTCAGCTGCAACTGGACGTCCTATACAGGATGTAATACAGACTGATGCTGCTATCAACCCTGGTAACAGTGGAGGCCCACTTCTTGATAGTTCTGGAAACCTGATAGGTGTAAATACTGCTATATACTCACCTTCAGGAGCATCATCTGGGGTTGGCTTCTCCATTCCAGTTGATACA GTTGGTGGTATTGTGGATCAGCTTATACAATTTGGGAAAGTGACGAGACCTATTTTGGGGATAAAATTTGCCCCTGACCAATCTGTGGAGCAGCTTGGATTGAGTGGAGTGCTTGTCTTGGATGCTCCCCCAAATGGACCAGCTGGCAAAGCG GGTCTGCAATCAACGAAACGGGATGCCTACGGACGACTTATCCTTGGGGACATAATTACTTCTGTTAATGGTACTAAGGTTGCGAATGGAAGCGACCTGTACCGTATCTTGGATCAGTGCAAAGTCGGAGAGACG GTGACCGTGGAAGTATTGCGCGGAGATAAGAAGGAGAAGATCGCTGTGGTCCTTGAACCGAAGCTCGACGAAACATAG